A region from the Leopardus geoffroyi isolate Oge1 chromosome C2, O.geoffroyi_Oge1_pat1.0, whole genome shotgun sequence genome encodes:
- the LOC123610356 gene encoding LOW QUALITY PROTEIN: ras-GEF domain-containing family member 1A-like (The sequence of the model RefSeq protein was modified relative to this genomic sequence to represent the inferred CDS: inserted 1 base in 1 codon; substituted 1 base at 1 genomic stop codon), which yields MDGFDAGEILCYGVVEDHWHTSLAKLKSFSAKIVQLLKEWTEAFSCDFQDEKAMVEPKTITHRVTQCDEENGTVKKAISQMTQSLLLXLAAQSQLQELWEKLHSPAMDKGSFLKAKPPATQKDILGVCFDSLVLAQQLTHIELERINSIHPEDLMQIVSHMNSRDKHRCQGDLTKTYSLKACDXWFNCLSRLVATEVCQVVKKKHWTHMLEFFLAVAQKHFNIGNFNSIMAIISGMNLSPVARLKKTWSKVKMAKFDILEHHMDPSSNFCNYYTALQGATQRPQMANNSREKIVIPVFNLFVKDIYFLHKIHTNHLPNGHVNFKEFREISRQIHEFMTWTQVDCPFEKDMKFQNYLLTAPIWSEEALFIISFESEGPENHIEKDSWKTLRMTLLNRA from the exons ATGGATGGTTTCGATGCAGGAGAAATCCTTTGCTACGGAGTGGTAGAGGATCACTGGCATACCTCTTTGGCCAAGCTGAAGTCCTTCTCAGCCAAGATTGTGCAGCTGTTAAAGGAGTGGACAGAGGCCTTCTCCTGTGACTTCCAGGATGAGAAGGCCATGGTTGAACCGAAGACCATTACCCACCGGGTCACACAGTGTGACGAGGAGAATGGCACAGTGAAGAAGGCTATTTCCCAAatgacacagagcctgctgctgTAGCTGGCTGCCCAGAGCCAGCTTCAGGAGCTGTGGGAAAAGCTTCACTCACCAGCCATGGACAAAGGGTCTTTCCTCAAGGCTAAGCCGCCAGCCACTCAGAAGGACATCCTGGGTGTGTGCTTTGACTCCCTGGTGCTGGCCCAGCAGCTGACTCATATTGAGCTGGAGAGGATCAATAGCATTCACCCTGAGGATCTGATGCAGATCGTCAGCCACATGAACTCTCGGGACAAGCACCGGTGCCAAGGGGACCTGACCAAGACCTATAGCCTGAAGGCCTGTG AATGGTTCAACTGCCTTAGCAGGCTAGTGGCCACTGAGGTGTGCCAGGTGGTGAAGAAGAAGCACTGGACCCACATGCTAGAGTTCTTTCTTGCTGTGGCCCAGAAGCACTTTAATATCGGGAATTTCAACTCCATCATGGCCATCATCTCTGGCATGAACCTCAGTCCTGTGGCAAGGCTTAAGAAAACATGGTCCAAAGTCAAGATGGCCAAGTTTGACATCTTGGAGCACCACATGGACCCATCCAGCAACTTCTGCAACTACTACACGGCCCTGCAGGGGGCCACACAAAGGCCCCAGATGGCCAACAACAGCAGAGAGAAGATTGTTATCCCTGTATTCAACCTTTTCGTTAAGGACATTTACTTCCTGCACAAAATCCATACCAATCACTTGCCCAATGGGCATGTTAACTTCAAGGAATTTAGGGAAATCTCCAGACaaatccatgagttcatgacATGGACTCAGGTAGATTGTCCCTTCGAGAAGGACATGAAGTTTCAGAACTACCTGCTCACGGCACCCATCTGGAGTGAGGAAGCTCTCTTCATCATCTCCTTTGAAAGTGAAGGTCCTGAAAACCACATCGAGAAGGATAGCTGGAAGACTCTTAGAATGACTCTCCTTAACAGAGCCTGA